Proteins from one Plasmodium relictum strain SGS1 genome assembly, chromosome: 10 genomic window:
- a CDS encoding GTPase-activating protein, putative: MKNYDIKNSLKNNKNNISTLEKKNEINNNYKNVDNNSINDSINEKKLDNIQYLIKNNEKREDRELKNIFELNEQIEDINSEDNIKIKDNKIEKNTEKEDERYLTYCDDGYLRGLLKNAVVSSSVYIFLGTKIISFLNEKERYICSFACKLLFFEVYSLNNLKDLYKNKFISNEKRCFIWKAILLADNTFMSKELYKKLKNKSSDFDKIIEKDIYRTFPHNPYFLNKKENMQNKLLDILKVCSLYFKSVGYCQGMNYVAAIFLLVFQNKLDTIRCFISLLTNFNLKGMFIYNFPELKKVIYQLNILIKAYIPRLFYFFKKNKIKIDFFCINWFMTLFSLDLSLENTLKLWDIFFLFGLKILIKLSLVILYYHQKKILTMPYDEALTFLKSITKSPFINYLFDERNFFNYMRKFKVTNRILRQIIMLKKNHEKIEIQVTKRDGKIKCTVISKNNSKNKISNKNNYHPINRSNSIHNQSYSKNMKYDYEYMNIKSNKRNICNSNDKIENDIIKHISNNDINKNENINSKKNNTFIETNTYYDFNLTKSFE, encoded by the coding sequence atgaaaaattatgaCATAAAAAACTctttaaagaataataaaaacaatatatcaactttagaaaaaaaaaatgaaataaataataactaTAAAAATGTTGACAACAATAGCATTAATGATTCTATTAACGAAAAGAAACTAGATAACAtacaatatttaataaaaaataatgaaaaaagagaagacagagaattaaaaaatatatttgaattaaatgaaCAAATAGAAGATATAAATTCAgaagataatataaaaataaaagataataaaatagaaaaaaatactgAAAAAGAAGATGAAAGATACTTAACTTACTGTGATGATGGATACTTAAGAGGTTTATTGAAAAATGCTGTTGTTAGTTCTagtgtttatatttttctaggaacaaaaataatatcatttttaaatgagAAAGAAAGATATATTTGTTCATTTGCTTGtaaattgttattttttgaggtatattctttaaataatttaaaagatttatataaaaacaaatttattAGCAATGAAAAAAGATGTTTTATATGGAAGGCTATATTACTAGCTGATAATACATTTATGAGtaaagaattatataaaaagttaaaaaataagagtAGTGATTTTGATAAGATAAttgaaaaagatatatatagaaCTTTTCCTCATAATCcttactttttaaataaaaaggaaaatatgcaaaataaattattagatattttaaaagtgtgctcattatattttaaaagtgtTGGTTATTGTCAAGGAATGAATTATGTTGCAGCTATATTCTTATTagtttttcaaaataaattaGATACCATTAGAtgttttatttctttattaacaaactttaatttaaaaggaatgtttatatataatttcccagaattaaaaaaagttatttatcAACTAAATATATTGATAAAAGCATACATACCAAggctattttatttttttaaaaaaaataaaataaaaattgattttttttgtattaattGGTTTATGACATTATTTTCTCTTGATCTTAGTCTTGAAAATACTCTTAAACTGTgggatatattttttttgtttggattaaaaattttaattaagtTAAGTTtagttattttatattaccatcaaaaaaaaatcctTACTATGCCTTATGATGAAGCTTTAACATTTCTTAAATCAATTACAAAATcaccttttattaattatctATTTGATGAAAGgaacttttttaattacatgaGAAAATTCAAGGTTACCAATAGAATTCTTAGGCAAATAATTATGCTAAAGAAAAACCacgaaaaaatagaaattcaAGTAACAAAAAGGGACGGAAAGATAAAATGTACAgttatatcaaaaaataattctaaaaataaaataagtaataagaataattatCACCCAATAAATCGTAGTAATTCTATTCATAATCAAAGTTATTCAAAGAATATGAAGTATGATTATGAATATATGAACATTAAATCaaacaaaagaaatatatgtaaCTCCAAcgataaaatagaaaatgatataataaaacatataagtaataatgatatcaataaaaatgaaaatattaattcaaaaaaaaataatacattcATTGAAACAAATACATATTACGATTTCAATTTAACTAAATCGTTTGAGTAA
- a CDS encoding histone deacetylase, putative encodes MFCYLLLYLCLIATHKFKCISNNSNKVLKKNDNTKALLYIKLEKHYNILIKKKQKRNKLRNSIDFYIDKFLFSSYENEDRNVYDVNKMNIDSNALDVSRDFLYIQNEINKNVSKSFNEKKFQRIFENQKRYSINSKNPPYVFHPIYSNVDIKKTHRFKIKKYENIFTYLNKEGIYDSNYFIPSNEIKEVFKYMLKAHDSCFINNMLNIIRNNEPVEMYELDLFPDLICRFLVEINGTILSSLLALKYSISMHIGGGNHHSKRDRGDGFCIFNDVAIAIYFLLSNKIIENAIILDLDVHQGDGTAEIFENFKNVKTISLHCKNNYPLLKKNSTIDIELDPFIKDNEYLNLYQNVLRNIKKKESSIIFYLAGVDISKDDDLGLLLISDEGIYKRDYLTYQMAIKNEIPIVTVLSGGYNDCEDILTQKHLLTFKAAKDSWNYMSD; translated from the exons ATGttttgttatttattattatatctaTGTTTGATAGCTACTCATAAGTTTAAGTGTATTTCTAATAACTCAAataaagtattaaaaaaaaatgataatacaaaagctcttttatatataaaattagaaaaacaTTATAacattttgataaaaaaaaaacaaaaaagaaataagcTACGAAATTCTATTGATTTTTACAtagataaatttttattttcttcttatgaaaatgaagatagaaatgtttatgatgtgaataaaatgaatatagaTTCAAATGCATTGGATGTAAGTAGAGATttcttatatatacaaaatgaaataaataaaaatgtaagtaaaagttttaatgaaaaaaaatttcaaagaATATTTGAAAATCAAAAAAGATATTCTATAAATTCAAAAAACCCTCCTTATGTTTTTCATCCTATTTATTCCAAtgttgatataaaaaaaacccatcgatttaaaataaaaaagtatgaGAACATATTcacttatttaaataaagaggGTATATATGATAGTAATTATTTCATTCCTTCTAATGAAATAAAGGAAGTGTTCAAATATATGCTTAAAGCTCACGATTCatgttttataaataatatgttaaatataataagaaataatGAACCAGTAGAAATGTATGAATTAGATTTATTTCCTGATTTAATATGTAGATTCTTAGTTGAAATAAATGGTACAATTTTAAGTTCCTTATTAGCACTGAAATACTCCATTTCAATGCATATAGGTGGAGGTAATCATCATTCTAAAAGAGATAGAGGAGACggattttgtatttttaacgATGTAGCAATagcaatatattttttattgtcaAATAAAATCATTGAAAATGCAATCATATTAGATCTTGATGTACATCAAGGAGATGGGACAGCTgaaatatttgaaaattttaaaaatgtaaaaacaATAAGTTTAcattgtaaaaataattatccacttttaaaaaaaaattcaacaATAGATATAGAATTGGATCCATTTATAAAAGACAATGAGTACTTAAATTTATATCAAAATgttttaagaaatataaaaaagaaagaaagtagtattatattttatttagcTGGTGTTGATATAAGTAAAGATGATGATTTAGGTTTGCTTCTAATAAGTGATGAAGGAATTTATAAAAGGGACTATTTAACTTATCAAATGgcaataaaaaatgaaattccAATAGTTACAGTATTATCAGGTGGATATAATGACTGTGAAGACATATTAACACAAAAACATCTTTTAActtttaa gGCAGCAAAAGATTCATGGAATTATATGagtgattaa